Genomic window (Acomys russatus chromosome 2, mAcoRus1.1, whole genome shotgun sequence):
TGTTTTCACTTAAGCTGTCTTATGTGCAGCCCAATGTACAACTAGAAAAGCTCGTCTGTCAGGGCTTATTGTAACTACTTGCTTTTGGAGGGGTGACAAGGTAAATTAAagatattctctttttttttctttttctttcttttctttttgttttgtttttcgagacagggtttctctgtgtagccttgactgtccaggacttgctttgtagaccaggctggcctcgaactcacagagatctgcctacctctgcctcccaagtgctgggattaaaggcatgcgcagcCACCTCTCCCGGCCACCTCTCCCGGCTAGGATACACATTGAGTTAGAAAACACTAAAACCCCTACTCTATCCTGTTGTAATTAGcctaatttttatttcaagatgCAGCTATCTTCAATTCCGGTGCTCAGATTTGGAACTGAGGCACAGGTTAAAGAGGTGGCCGAGGGCTTTTAAAGACAGGTCACAATTACTTAATTTCTGTGGAATTTACAGCTACGTGAGGAATTGCCTCCTAGCTTGCTTACAGAAACATGAACAAGCGGTTAATAAGTTTACAACAGTTTTACAATTCTGAGGAGGGGGATAAGGACAAAGAGTTGCCAGAAGCTTATTTTTTAGGAGCTTAGAATGGGTGCCTAGGACAAAAATGGAGTTTTCCTTAGCCATATATGAtgcaaatacatatttatgaCTAATTCAACATAAAACTTAATGTCActcaagcctcttcttggctgTTTAGTTctagggttttctttttccatcccaGATGCTTTTCTACTGAGGACTGAATTTAGTCCCTTAGCTTGCATAGTCAAGCACATCACCGCTGAGCTGtacccctcacccccgccccttcccaccttttaaaatgttttattcagaGACGGAGTCTCAGGAAATTGAGgatgctggccttgaccttgtgtagcgcaggcaggccttgaactttgaatcttcctgcctcaatcttCCGGTTAGCTGTCACTACAGGTCAGCACAAGCTGACTAACCGGGGCACCTAGTTTTCTGTAGAGTTTGTTACTCCTGTCTGGTTCCATCCCATCCTTAGAGCTTTGCCTTATGTTTTGGTTACTGGAATTAGCTACATTCTGTGAGAACTTAGTGGAGTGCAACAGTGAGTCGCTAGAGCAGCGCCTGGCTCCGCTACCTTAGCCAGGACTGGCTGGAGGAATAAAGGGcataatagaaaaataagctATCAGGTTAAACACAGTTTTCAGAAATGTATCTGAAGATCTTCAAACTCACTTTTCCTTGAAGGAAAGACGTCCAAGAgatcagagaagagggaggaaatgtGGCAGAGGCCAtaaaggagagaggcagagaggaactCGGCCCCGGCTGGGCTTCGAGGGAGGGCAGACTCCATTCTACATCCGAATCCCAAAATACGGATTTAATGAAGGACATAGGTAAGGGTGTTTTGCTTTCGAAGTACAAATCCCTAATTCCCACTAAGAATTACATAAGCAATTTGGTAGAGACCTCACATTTACTTAGAAGCAAACTTGTGGTACTCTTCTTCTGAAAAATTTTCAGTAATGAAACTTAACCTatagagtgagtgtgtgtgtgtgtgtgtgtgtgtgtgtgtgtgtgtgtgttgtgaataaGCTGTCAGGCAAACATAGCCACAGATATACTACTGAGACCAAcaaaatgaagatgataatgattGCTGTCATGATTCCTTATATGATTAGCAATTTAAAAAGGTATATGTCCCATTCCATATATGGAATATAAAGTATATGTACGTTAATAAATATGGCACATTGTGGTAGCTATCATTATTCGGTGATATGATATTTTGGGTTAAACTCCTGTGAGCTTACTTGTGTgcatgaattaaataaatgtttaaagaacaGATAGTAGTGGAACAAAGGAagcattggtgttttgtgtgttgtACTCCTAAGTTTATTTTAAGCTGTCAGAAATTATGAAGGAAATCACAGAGCAAAGCTTGTTGATTTGAAGAGGTTACAGGAAGATGACTTGGTGTTTTCTAACTATTAGATTCCTGTTTTGCAGTTTCAGGCACCAGTATCAGCCTTTGAGTCTCAGGAGACTGCAGTATCTCATTGATTTGGGGCGAATTGATCCAACTCAACCCATTGACTTAACCCAGCTTGTCAATGGGAGAGGTGTGACCATCCAGCCGCTTAAAAGGGACTACGGGGTCCAGCTGGTTGAAGAGGTAACTCTAGAggttttgatttttccttttgttttatataGATACTTTGCCAAACTCAGTAGCCCGTGCTTATCTGTGAGGGACACATACCACATAGATGCTTCACCTATCTGTATAGATGTTGTTTTACGTGCGTCTGATAAAGATTAGTTTATAAGTTTGGAGTAATAGGTTAATAATCTGCTGCAATTCTTAGTTGCCTTAACTTAGGACTCTATTAAATGGAGAAATTCCATCTCTCCACTTCAGATACACACTTTATGGTTCCTCTTTGTCATATTTGCATTGTCAGCATCACTATTCTTACACATTGGGACCTGCATCACGTAAGATAAGGAATAGCTGCACACAACATTGCCATACTGCGGCAGACTAATGGGTGGGTAGTGCAGAGGGTGTGAAAATGGTATAGCACTGTGTGATTTGTGTCTGGGAAGGGTGGGGTGGAGCAGCATGAGACTTCATCATGCTCCTCAACACAGTAGAAAACCTAAGAAGTCCTAGAGATGCACTTTCCCGCCTTACAGGCTCGGGTTTGATTCATAGCTCTGCAGAAAGACTGACAAGTTGTGGCTAGCTGCCAGCTAGTAACCGAAACTGTGGAAGGTGAATCTGAGGGGCTCCGTGATCAATGCTTGCCCCCTTCCTGGCTGCTGGAGAGAGAGATTAATGGTTAGGAACATTGGCAcagctctgtctgcttctgtggcTCTATAtggctttctccctctttcagttTTACCTGTCAGTATATCAAGAAGGTCATTTTAGACCGTCCTTAAAAGAAGTTTTTAGATTTCTGTTcctgtatgagcattttgcctgtatgcatgtgcaccatgtggtGCCCACAAAGTTCAAAAGAGGAcattaggtcccctggaactggagttatagataaatgttagccaccatgtgggtgctggaaaccaatcCCCAGCCTCCAGAAAAGTGgcaagtgctctttacctctaAGTCCTTTCTCCAGCCTCAGGAAGATCTTTCTGGAATTATTCGTGTTGTTTGGGACAGGGTAGCTCTggcaggctgttctggaactcattttaaAGACCAGCTTGGCCCATGCCTTTTCTTGTTGAGTGCTATGATGACAGACATGTGTTGCCACACCTATCTTGGACCTCTTCACCTACcccatgctttaaaaacaaaacagtgtaagTACATTACAAGCTGGTAGGAGCGGGCCAGTAGCTCAAGTGCAGCTGTGGTCCTGTTCCCATGCTTAGAAGCACACTCTGTGTCTGCCTTTTCCTACTCAAAGCATTTTTGTctcgtttttattttatatgtatgagtgttttgcctgtatgcatgtctgtgtaccatgtgtgtacctggtgccaaTATAGCTATGGATTCCCTTGGgctagagttatggatggttatgaaccaccatgtgggggctgggaatcaaactctggtcctctagagcaggcagtgcctttaattgctgagccatatCCAGCCTCCCAATCTTCTTAATATCTGGTACACAACTACACTTACATTTCATTATCTTTCTCACTACCACTTAATCCTTGTAAAGGTAGGCTCTTTGTTACAGGTTCAGTACTGTCAATTTTAGCTCTGAAAGTTACTTAATATTTACGGAGTGAATTAAATCCCATTTCAACTTAAGTAAAAATTTCTGTTATATGAATTGACCAGTAGTTCATAACCAAACTAATTCCATAGCTGAGTCAGTAACTTAGTGTCTACTAGAGGGAAGCATATGTCCATGGAAGAACCTTTTAAATTCCTTTGAGACCATGATCCTAAGTATAAGAGCTTTCCATGTGTGGTCATCTGATGTGGTAgatcacacctgtgatcccagcacttgagacacCAAGGTAGGAGTGTTGTTGAGGCTAtcttgagctacatagtgaattctagtcAGCCTTGTCTTGCACttaaaaccctgtcttaaaacaaaacaaaacaaaacaaaaaaaaaaacaagctttaaTCAAACCACAAACAGATAGGTTCATTTTGAACAGCAATACCAAAGACATGATTAAGCCTCAATAATCTACTATGGATATGTAAAGAAAATGACATGCACTTCATAGAAAAATCCATGATTGTGGCAGTATGTAAATTGCATACCTCAACACACTtcaggtatgtgtgtgttatgctaGCACACTTTATGTTGAAAATTATTCCCTGCAGCACTGGCTGAGTAAATGTATTCACAGACGTATAGCTTGTACATTGTTTGCCTTTTCTGAGTTTAGATTTGCAAGTTATAGTGTATACTAAGATGCTGTGATTAGTAAGCCCAGAATTATTTGCTAATATATATTCTCAAGGAAAATAAGAgaaacttgatttgtagatcttcttaaaaaaatacagtttataaacttaaaatattgaaACTGACACCAGACTCAGAATAGTGAGATGGTTAAGCAGCTACAGAGtagtaatttaaaaaaccaagacaaaacaaaattaataaattaataaacataaattaataatcaagtcTCTAGTTTTGAATTGATAgtctattaataataaaaatgtacacgATTATCAAATATGAAGAGTAAGAAACTATCCCATAGTTAATAGAATATTTTGAAGTATGTGAAATGTTTGTAATGAGAGGAATCAGACTAGGAACTAGTTTTAACCTTACTAAAATAGCAAAAGCAATTTTAGTTTTGAATTTAGAGAAGAATTAGCATACCTCAAGTGACAGGACTTTAAGAAGTTCATTGCTACATCTTCTGGTGTTGAGCATTCTAAGGAGAAATAGACACTGCCTAATTTTAAAGATGGTAGTAAAGTTGGCAATGAATATAGAAAGGATTCTTCCCCAGCACACACTTTCCTAAGGACAGCCGGCCCTTCAGTATTGTCAGACATTTTGTTTTCCAGGCTGTTCCAGACCCTTGCCTCCTCTAAACTTCCTTTCGCTTAGTTAGGGATAaggaagatttgtttttattttattattaaaattttaagatgttttatgtatacgtgtgttttacctacatgtatgtctgtgcacctcatATGTGCCTAGTagctgaggaggtcagaggagggcatcggcATTGGATCCCCGGGAACTGGAgccaccgtgtggatgctggacatgaaacctggatcctctggaagagcagctagtacccTAGCCTCAGGAGGATTGGCTTTTAGTCTATATAGTGCAGCATAATGTTGTGGTTAAGAATAGAGAAGGGCTGCTAAAAGGGCCTCATGGGTAAAGGGGAAGCGCAGCTGAAAACACTTGGCTGATTTGCTTTTAGCTTACTAACAGGCTTCGTTTTAACATGACAGGGTGCTGATACTTTTCAGGCAAAAGTTAATATTGAGGTACAGTTGGCTTCAGAATTAGCCATTGCTGCAATTGAAAAAAATGGCGGTGTTGTTACTACAGCCTTCTATGACCCAAGAAGTCTAGGTAAGTCTATTCTGTtgtcagcttctttttctttttatctcatattgcctgttttgtttttagtgcttCTGTGGTGCTCACagctgccctcttgtggcctccttgAGCATTGCACTTATGTGCCCATAGCGCCACAGAGACGTAAATTATAAAATCTGTTCAGAGGGGCTTATATGAAGTTTACAAAACttcttttcctcattcttccctctcctttttgcctttttcaaaacataaactattaaaaatatttttttgtttgtttgtcttttgtttttttgagacagggtttcctctttatagccttgactgtcctagaccgCTTTGTAGTAgacgtctgcctcccgagtgctgggattaaaggcgtgtcccaccacgtctggctaaaaataattttttccagGCTAGctagatagctcagtaggtaagaacCCATGCTGTGCAGTCAAtcctgacctgagtttgatcccatggtggaaggagcgAGCCAACTCCTGAAAGTCCTGCTCAGATCTCCCTATGTGcagcacacacatgaaagcaCGTCCCtgagaataatgagaaaatgaaaaaattaaaaacagttgcTTCCATTTTGCTTACTTAATTAAGCCTGCCTAACTAAAAAGTTCTTGGAATTcagtatttaataaatttaaaatttagtaaCTAAAAACTGCATAATAGTTATTATCTATAGAGCCAGTATTtacatcttgttttaaaaaaattctttttagacATTCTGTGCAAGCCTGTTCCATTCTTTCTCCGGGGACAACCCATTCCAAAACGAATGCTCCCACCTGAAGCGCTGGTGCCCTACTACACCGATGCAAAAAACCGGGGTTACCTGGCTGACCCTGCTGCGTTTCCCAAAGCAAGACTTGAACTCGCCATGAAGTATGGATATGTTCTTCCTGACATCACGAAAGATGAACTCTTCAAAATGCTCAGCACCCGGAAGGATCCGAGGCAGATCTTCTTTGGTCTTGCTCCTGGCTGGGTGGTGAATATAATAGATAAGAAAGTTCTGAAACCCACAGATGAGAATCTGCTCAGGTATTACAGCTCCTGAACTCCTTCCTGGAAAGCCAACTTGTTGAGAGCCTGCAACATGGCTTCCCGCGGGTCTCAAATCCTCGGGGTTGGTGCCAGCTCCTGTTCCATCTGAAGTTAAATCTCAGGCAGCAGAAGTTGCACGGAGGAACTGAACCATTGAGGGTATAtgtctgaaaatttcaaatgGTAGAAGTCCTTAGAAAGgtgattaaaaacaataaatgactTAAAGTTACCTTTCTTTTGGGGGTGCTGGGGGAGTATATTTtgatacatggtttctctgtgtagccctgtcagCAACGATAACAAGTgaattaattttctaattattcaTAAGTGTAGATAATGGTCAAGCCATTAGCATTTTTCTCGAAGATAGTGCTCCaattgataaaaatttatttatctcaGTCTTCAAGACTTTTGCCTTTTAATCATTTCAATTAAGTTTAGAAAACCTGTTCAATGATTACTTAAGCCAtatgggttattttgttttgttttggggtggtgGTTTTTAAGATGGGAGCCTCACTGTCGAAGGCTTTAAACTCCTGAACTCAAGCAGTTCCGTGCATCAGTTTCCCTGGCAGGTGGGACTACTGTGCCCTGCTTAAATTTAGTTTCTGTAAGAGATATGTTTTTCAAAGAGAAATTGTATCCAAATCTTGCAATGCTTAATTGACTTCAAGTgattaaagtttttgtttgtatataaCAGGGTTTTGTGCATACCATCATGTCCTTGAGCTACTTACTTGTCCAcctcccatgtgttgggattacaggcagggcCAACACACCTGGCTGAGCAATTAAACATTAATTTTCCATAATTCATTATAATTCTCCCACAGTTAAAATGAATTTTAGCTGGTTATTCTAAAATAAGAACCAAAACTCCATACAAAACAAGTGTAAAGGTCAGTAAGAAATGCACTGCATTTGTGGCCCTGGGCTCTAGTTTATAAAGTGATACATGTGCCTAGAGTATGTTTCAGTTTTTATCCAGGGCTGTTTAGGTTTGTTTGGTACAAACTCCTGTCAGAACCCAGAGCTAAGAAGAGTCATTCTTAGACCAACTTGTGCGATTGAATTTGAAACCCAATTCCTATAGCATGTCCTTTTCAGGGACCTCGTTAGCTTTAGCTCTGCAGGTAGAAGGTCCAGGTCCCTGGGCTTGAGGGACCAGCAGTGCACTCGGATCCCAGGCTCTGCTGCAGCTAGCTGGCTGCGCTGGCAGCTGCTCCTGGGCGAACTCTCTCCGACAGTGAGAGCTAACAGCCAGGCCAGCAGCAAGCCAGTTTTTTGTAAGGAAAGTTTCTAGAAGGGGCCACATAAAACTTCCAT
Coding sequences:
- the Mrpl15 gene encoding 39S ribosomal protein L15, mitochondrial codes for the protein MAGVSRGCGTSLDLLRSLPRVTLANLKPNPGSRKRERRPRDQRRGRKCGRGHKGERQRGTRPRLGFEGGQTPFYIRIPKYGFNEGHSFRHQYQPLSLRRLQYLIDLGRIDPTQPIDLTQLVNGRGVTIQPLKRDYGVQLVEEGADTFQAKVNIEVQLASELAIAAIEKNGGVVTTAFYDPRSLDILCKPVPFFLRGQPIPKRMLPPEALVPYYTDAKNRGYLADPAAFPKARLELAMKYGYVLPDITKDELFKMLSTRKDPRQIFFGLAPGWVVNIIDKKVLKPTDENLLRYYSS